The window TCTGCGGCAGTCCCCTGAATTGGCATGTTGATAGCAATTCGTTCGACCTCGGTGAGGCTGCGGCGTTTTTCGGGAGGCAGCTTCGACAGATCTCGGACGCCTTGCAATTCGCGTCGACGGCCCAACATCGTCGATACGTAACCTTCACTGCGACAGCGAGCGAGCGTTTCCATCATGAACTGTTCGACCCCTGAATATCTTTGGAAATACTGCTCGATATAGTCGCGTGCTTCCTCCTTGGGAATGCTGAGTGTCTTTGCCAAGCCGAACGGACTCTGTCCATAGACGATGCCAAAGTTGATCGTTTTTGCGATTCGCCGCAGTTCACTGGTCACATCCGCTTCGGAGATACCATTGACCTCGGCCGCCACGCGGGTGTGGATATCGGCGTCGTCACGATAGGCCTGCAGCAAGGCCTCATCGCCACTGTAATGCGCCAGCACGCGGAGTTCGATCTGCGAATAATCCGCCCCGAGCAGCACCCAGCCTGGTTCGCTCGCCGTGAACGCACCACGGATCGCTTTGCCCTGTTCCGTCCGTATGGGAATGTTCTGTAGGTTCGGTTCGCTGCTGCTGAGCCTTCCCGTCGCTGCGACGTCTTGTCGATAGGATGTATGAACCCGGCCTGTCTTTTCACAAATCAACTGCGGCAACGTGTCGATGTATGTGTTTTTGAGCTTGGTCGCTTGGCGGTACTGCAGCAGATGGCGGGCGATGTCATGATTGACGGCGAGTTGCGATAACACGTCTGCATCGGTACTGATGCCGGTTTTGGTCTTCTTGATGACTGGCAGCCCGAGTTCATCAAACAACACCCCTGCGAGCTGTTTCGGGCTATCAAGATTAAATGAATGCCCAGCGGCGGCAAACACGATCGTCTGCAAGTCGGCGATCTCCGCCTCGAACCGACCACTCATTTCAGCGAGTGTCTCCGCATCCACTCGGATGCCGTTGGTTTCCATCTCGATCAGCACCTCGACCAGCGGTATCTCTAAGGTCTGATAGAGTTCTTCGAGCCCTCGTTCGGCGAGCTCATGATGCGAAATTTCGGAGATACGCAGTGGCACGTCGACATCTTCGCAGGCGTACGGCGCGACGACATCGACTGGTACCTGGTCCATCCGGATTTGCTTCTTGCCTGTCCCGATTAAGTCCTTGATCGGCGTCGTCGTATGATCAAGTCGTCGTCGTGAAAGATCGTCGAGTGTGTGATTGCGGCGACCTGGATTGAGCAGGTAATCGGCGATCATGGTGTCGGTACGAATACCGCCCAGCACCACACCTGAAATAGGGTGGCCTGAGTGAGGGTGCATGGTACCGTTGCTTGTCGACGCCTTTCCGGCAGCCGACCGCAGGACAATCGCATCGAACTTAATGTTGTGACCGACCTTTTCGATCTTGTCCGACTCCAGCACTGGACGTAGGGTCTCGATGACCAACGTCTCGTCGAGCGTGACATCACCGAGCGGGGCGCGAATCGGAATGTACGCTGCTGCGCCGACGTCCCAGGCGATGGAGATGCCGACTAAATCACATCCGCGGGCATGTGTGCTGGTCGTTTCAGTATCGATCGCGATCTGCTGTTTTCCCTCCAACAGGTTGGCGAGATCCCGCAGCTCGGCTTCACTCGTGATCGTTCGATAGTCCGTCGCCCACTCTGCTTCGCTCGGTTCACTGGCGTCCGAGCCGTTGGCGATACCGCCGAGCAGTTCGGCTGCGCGAGTGCGAAGTCGGCGGAAACCGAACTCCTGCAAGAGCGCGTCCACCCGGGGCAAGTCGGCGGCCGCCCGGACCGAGCGACTCCATGGGATGGGTGAATCGACGTCTTTGCGGAGCGCCACTAATGAACGGCTGAGCATTGCTTGCTCACGTCCTTCCATCAGGTTCTGCTTGCGTTTCTTACCCGTCATTTTG of the Allorhodopirellula heiligendammensis genome contains:
- the polA gene encoding DNA polymerase I is translated as MAKSRPASKPDDQLMFSGFETQDPPSSAAPARRAARSAEPKSTPPSHPNVPPLQPAGVTLADDSPQGSRVREDAAARQQRHDAVGIASESLPEILRRAIAPSLDEPVPDLSGQLVVIIDSHSLIYQVFHALPPMTSTGGLPVAAVYGFVGDMLELIARKNPDYLIAAFDRGAITFRNDLYPEYKAHRESMPDELRQQIPLIRQIVDAMGIGIMEQAGFEADDLLATVAAKVQAAGGDCLVVTSDKDCRQLITPHTQIYNLRKDELIDAARLWELWGIRPDQVVDYQSLVGDPVDNVPGISLIGPKLAQSLLEQYDTLEGILDNADKMTGKKRKQNLMEGREQAMLSRSLVALRKDVDSPIPWSRSVRAAADLPRVDALLQEFGFRRLRTRAAELLGGIANGSDASEPSEAEWATDYRTITSEAELRDLANLLEGKQQIAIDTETTSTHARGCDLVGISIAWDVGAAAYIPIRAPLGDVTLDETLVIETLRPVLESDKIEKVGHNIKFDAIVLRSAAGKASTSNGTMHPHSGHPISGVVLGGIRTDTMIADYLLNPGRRNHTLDDLSRRRLDHTTTPIKDLIGTGKKQIRMDQVPVDVVAPYACEDVDVPLRISEISHHELAERGLEELYQTLEIPLVEVLIEMETNGIRVDAETLAEMSGRFEAEIADLQTIVFAAAGHSFNLDSPKQLAGVLFDELGLPVIKKTKTGISTDADVLSQLAVNHDIARHLLQYRQATKLKNTYIDTLPQLICEKTGRVHTSYRQDVAATGRLSSSEPNLQNIPIRTEQGKAIRGAFTASEPGWVLLGADYSQIELRVLAHYSGDEALLQAYRDDADIHTRVAAEVNGISEADVTSELRRIAKTINFGIVYGQSPFGLAKTLSIPKEEARDYIEQYFQRYSGVEQFMMETLARCRSEGYVSTMLGRRRELQGVRDLSKLPPEKRRSLTEVERIAINMPIQGTAADLIKLAMLRVHDQLKQSPLKARLLLQIHDELLLETPADEVEALTELVVEAMTSVMELDVPLKVDVASGPTWADC